The Candidatus Zixiibacteriota bacterium genome contains a region encoding:
- a CDS encoding HPr family phosphocarrier protein: MIEKTVTVTNKLGLHARPSAQVVQVAAQFESEIFLIKGGDMTINAKSMLGVMALAAEHGTRLILRVKGIDEKEASRALVKLFKRKFRDAY; encoded by the coding sequence ATGATAGAGAAAACGGTAACCGTAACAAATAAATTGGGTCTTCATGCCCGGCCGTCCGCTCAGGTAGTTCAAGTGGCGGCGCAATTTGAATCCGAGATATTTTTGATAAAGGGGGGGGATATGACGATCAACGCCAAATCGATGCTGGGCGTTATGGCATTGGCGGCGGAGCATGGAACCAGGCTCATTCTTAGAGTTAAAGGGATCGATGAAAAAGAAGCGTCCAGGGCATTGGTAAAATTGTTTAAACGGAAATTCAGAGACGCGTATTAA